The stretch of DNA CCGGATCGCCGCCGATGGCGCGCAGCTTGATCAGCGCATGACGCTCGTAGGGCAGGGCGCCGCCCTTTTCGTTGAAATACGCGTTGAACTTCTCCAGGGACGAGGCCAGGGCCCCTTTTTCGCCGTAGGGCCGGAGCCGGAGGTCGATCTCGAACAAACCTTCTCTCCGGGACTCGATGGTGCTGCAGATCATGCGCACGAGCCGCTCGTAGTACTCCGAATTCAACACGACGTGGGGGCCGCTTGTACTGCCCTGTCCGGCATAGATGAACATCAGTTCAATGTCCGAGGCCCAGCCCAGTTCCCGGCCGCCGCACTTCCCCAGCGCGCAGATGCTGAAGACGCAGGGCTCGCCGGAGGGCAGCGTGGGCTCGCCGTATTGCCGTCGCTGCTCCTGGTCGCAGATGTCGTACGCAGATTCGAGGACCACCTCCGCCAGCGTGGTGAGTTCGCGGGAAAAGGCCTGTATGTCCTGTTTCTTCTCCAGGATCTGGCGCATGCTGATCCGGAGCATCTCCTTGTCCTTGTACCTGTTCAGCAACTCCTTGCGGCGGGCGTAACTCCCGACCTTCGACAACCGCGCGGCCAGTTCGCCTTCCATCTGCTCCCGCGACCTTACGATACCGACTACCCTGATGTCCTGCAGCACAGGGAACAGGTTTTTGTACTGCATCCTGAGAAAGTCCTTCCACAGGAAATCGCTCGTGCCGAAGAGTGTCGCCATCGCGCTGATCACTTCCTGTTTCTCCAGCTGGTCGAACATCTCCTCCATCGCCCGGCCGGGCGGTACGTTGGACAGGACCTGGTCAATCAACTGGTTGAAGTGTTCCAGGGCCTGGGCGGGATTCGGCGCCCGGGTCAGCAGATGGGTAAACTGCTTGATGAGGGTGATCACGAACCGCAGTTCATGGAGTTTCCTCGGGTCGGTAATCTTGCCTCCGCGCCGGTCGGTCACCTCGAGCGTGTCCTGCACCTCGACGCCGGCGGCCGCAATGTCGATCCTTCGTATGTTGATGTCGCGCAGTGCCAAGGCGGTCGAAAGAGCGTACAGGAACGCGGGGGTGTCCTGGCCCGTGATGTCCAGGCGGGTCGCTCCGGTCCCGGTTTCGTTGTCGATCGCCACGCGCACCGGGAACATGGAGGAGCGCTCCGCGTCCTCTTCGTGACGGAGGTAGTCCACGACGCGCTCGTTGATCCTTCGTTGCAGCGCCCCCGCACTGTTCATCCGCAGGCTGTGCATGGCATCCTTGATTTCCCGTTTAATGGCGGACCAGTCCGGAGGCGCCTCCGACGGCGCGCCCACACGGAAGACATCCACGATTTTACGCTGCGTCCTCAGCGACGCCGAGGTGATCTCCGGCGGTGCGGCCGGCGTTCCCGGACGTACACGACGGCGGCGGCGCGGCCGCAGGGACCGTTTGCGCGCATCAACCGCCGGCGCCGCGTCGGCGTAGGTGAACACGTCTCCCCGCCGTATGCTCAGTCCATTAGACGCCAGAAGGCCCGAAAGGATCGAGATTACCGTCAGGTTGTCGAAAGCCACGACAGTTAGCCGCCACGTGGCATCGTCCAGGGGCTCCACGTCGATCTCCGCGGCGCTGTCCGGTCCCAGCCGGCTGATCATTTCGATGTGCTGGCGAACCACTCCGGGCTCGTAACGCTCGAAGTAGGCCGGCTCCATCCGGTCGAGATGATCCCGGATCAGCATATCCGGCAGATCGGTGCCCTTAAGCTGCTCCGAAAGTTCCATGTAAGGGATCGTATTCGTCATGCCGAGGTTCCGGTGTTTATAGTCAAGGGCATAAAACGCCTATCATACATAATACATCCAACTTTCCGTAAACACAACCACGTAACACATTTAGGTACACGCGCCCGGGCGTGCGCGTGCGTACGAGACCGGGCGGGACAGGGCAGAACCAGGCGCACGGCTGCAATAAACTTGCGGATTGTCCACTTTTTTCTTGACAGTCCCACGAAAGATTTTATTATTCGATGGCATATTTGATAAGCCAAACTTTTTATTGTGTCGGCAACACGATGGTTGCCATAACGAATCGGACAGTGAGATGGATGTCTGGAGAGAGTTCGAGCACAACGAGATTACGCACAGCGGCGCGCACTACCTGATGACGGTCCAGCAGTTAATCGAAGAACAGGGATATGCGCGGGTTTCAGACGTGGCCCGGGAAATGCACATCACACCCGGCAGCGCGTCGATCATGATCAAGTCGCTCCGTGAGAAGGGATACCTCGAAGAGGACAGGAACCGGTTTCTCCGGCTGTCGGACGAGGGAAACCGGCTGGCGCAGTCGGTATGGTCGCACCGCCAGATCCTCATCGCCTTTCTCAAGGGCGTCCTGCATATCGACGCGGAACAGGCGGAGATCGACGCGTGCAAGATCGAGCACCTGATCAGCACGAAGACGGGAGAACGGCTGCTGCTTTTCCTGCAGTTCCTCCTGTCGGACGATCCCCACGGCAAGGCGTTCCTCAAGTCCTACTGGGACGCCAACGTGCTGACGATCTGCGATTTCGATACCTGCGCGGTGTGCGAGGAAGTGGGCGAATGCCTGGTCATCCGATCGGAGTCGGCGTGAGGGAAGTGGAAGCATTCGGTGTCCTGGCGGCGGCTCACGCGTCGTCAGAAAACGTAAAGGGACTATCGCAACATGGCCCGGCAAGCCCGGCGATAGTCCCTGGCAGGACAGGTGATAATGTCCCTGAGGGCGGTACGGACGTACGCGACCCTCTTGTTCTTTAATATATATTGGCCGCTCGAAAGGGTCAATGTATTACTCGAAAGGATTTCGTTAGATGTACTGTCGTATACTGGTCGCCGTGATCGGCCTGATGATCCTCCCCAGCGTGCTGTTCGCGCAGGACGACACGAAGGATGAATCCGAGGAAATCAAGCGACGGATCGATGCGCTTGCCCAGGAGATCGAACAGCTGAAACTGGGCGAAGCTCTCGTGGATGCCAATCAAAGCCGATTCGGCTTCGGTCCCGCGGCTTCCAAGATCTACCAGACCGAGCGCGGCGTTTCCATCGGCGGTTACGGCGAGGCCGTGTATTTCAATTACGCCGGCGAAAAGGACGACGGCTCGAGCGGCAAGGCGGACGTGACCGACCTGTTGCGCGCCATCGTGTACGTCGGGTACAAGTTCGACAGCAAATGGCTCCTCAACACCGAGTTCGAGTTCGAACACGGCTCGACGGGCGCGGGCGGCAGCGTCTCGGCCGAGTTTATCCACCTGGAGTATACTCACAGCCCCGCCTTCAACATGCGTTTCGGCCTGTTGCTCGTCCCCATGGGACTGGTCAACGAACTGCACGAACCGACGGTCTACATGGGCGCGAACCGGCCGGACGTCGAGAAAGCCATCATGCCCAGCACCTGGCGGGAGAACGGGTTGGGCATCTACGGCGACACGGGTACGGTTTCCTACAGGGCCTATATCGTCAACGGTCTTAGAGGCTCCAAGTTCTCATCCGGCGGTCTGCGCGGCGGCCGGCAGAAAGGCGGCAGAGCGGTAAGCGACCATTTCGCGCTGGTCGGAAGGGCGGACGTCACGCCGCGGCCCGGGGTTCTCTTCGGCGGGTCATTCTACTATGGTAATTCGGGCCAGGATCTGGCACGCGAAAACGCCAATGTCAAGGTCCCGACGGGCATCTACGAAGGCCATGTCGACATTCGCCATTCAGGCCTGTGGTTCAGCGCCCTCGCCGCCTACGCGAAATTGGGTGACGTGGCGGCGTTGAACGATGCGCTCGGCTATACCGGTAACGGTTCCGTGGGTGAAACGTTGAATGGATTCTACGTCCAGGCAGGATACGACCTGCTGCACCGCTCCAGCTACGTCGGCCAATCCTTCATGCCATACCTGCGGTACGAGCGCGTGAACACGCAGGCCTCCGTGCCATCGGGTTACACATCGAACCCGGCAAACGACAAGGGCAGTATTACGTTCGGCGCCGCCTATCAGCCCGAACCCAGGATCGTGTTCAAGGTGGACTACAAGAACAACACCAACGAGGCGGACTCGGGACTCGATCAGTTCAACCTACAAGTCGGATACGTCTTCTAGTTCATGACCATCAGCCTTTTACTCATACCCTGGTTGGCCCTGCTGCCCGAAAACCGGCCGGATCCCGTGCGCGTCGAGCGTCATCTGACCCTGATGGGTACTACCCTGGTGATCTCGGTCGAGGCCGGGGACCGGCGCGCGGCGATGGTAGCCAGCGAGAAAGCACTGGAAGCACTGCATCGGGCTGAGCGAAGGCTGTCGACCTGGACGAACGATTCCGAACTGGCCCGATTGAACGAAGCCGAGGTGGGGCGGACGGTGAGCCTGTCCCCCGAACTGGCCGCGGATCTGACCGTTGCCCGGGGGTGGTGGATCGCGACTGGCGGCGCTTTCGATCCCGGAATCGGGACGCTCACCGAGATATGGGGCCTGCGCAGCGGCGGGAAGATGCCGACCCGCGCGTTGCTCGATCGGGTTGGGGACTTGCCGGGGTTGGAGGCGCTGGATATGGACGGGCCTACCGCCGCCCGGCGGCATCCCGACCTGCGCATCGACGAGGGGGGATTCGGTAAAGGCGCCGGCCTGGACGACGCGGTACGAAAGCTGACAGAGACGGATGCGACGTCCGCCATGATCAACCTGGGCGGGCAGGTGGCGCTTTACGGCTCCGGCAGATCCGTTCGTTTCGATGTGGCGGATCCATCGGACCGGCAACAGGTCGCGCTGACGCTCACCATCGACCGGGGAGCGCTGGCCACATCGGGGAACAGCGAGAGAGGTCTCGTGATCGGCGATCGAACCTACAGCCATATCCTTGACCCGAAAAGCGGAATGCCCGTACCGGATTTCGGTTCGCTGACCGTGTGGGCCGATGACGCCTTGGCGGCGGACTGCCTTTCGACCGGCCTTTACGTGCTCGGACCGGAAAAGGCCCTGGACTGGGCGGCGGAACGCGACGGGATAGAAGTACTCGTGCTTGAATCTTCCGATGACGGTATGTACGCCCGCGCGACAACCGGATTCAGGGGCCGAATCGATTCAGGAGGACCGGATGTCGTCCTGTCCTTCCGTTAATTCCAAGCCGTCGTGGCCGGTCCTGCTGCAGGCAATGCGGTTCAGCCCATGGCTGCTTGCGACTGCTGTACTGATTACGTTACCGGCCCCTGCTTCTGCCAACGTTTACCTGTCCGTAGGCGAAGCGCTCGAAATGGCGTTTCCGGAATGCGAAATCGAGCGGCGGACGATTTACCTGACGGAGCAGCAGAAAACCGATGCCGGCGGAATGGCACGGGTGGAACTGAACAGTGTAATCATTTACCCCTACGTGGCGTTGAAGGGAGGCCGAATCGCCGGAGTCGCATACTTCGACAGCCATATCGTGCGTACGCTGGGGGAAACGATCATGGTGGCCATCGACCCGGACGACAGGGTAAGCCGCGTCGAACTGCTGGTGTTCAATGAACCACCGGAGTACATACCTCCGGAGGCCTGGTATCGGTTGTTCCCGGGCCAGCGGCTGGATGACCGCCTCGCCGTGAACCGGGGAATACGCGGCATCCTGGGCGCAACCTTAACGACGCGCAGCACCACCGACGCGGTGCGGCGCATGCTGGCGATTCATCATGTTATCAAGGATCAACTGGGACATTGAGCAGGATCGAAGTATGGTTCGTACATATCTCGACGATCCTGGTCGGGGTTACCGGAGTGGCTTACGCCGTCATGAGATACCTCATGGAACCCGCGGATGCCTACTCCGTGGTCAACCACCCATGGCAGCCCGGCGTGCAGTATCTTCATATCGTGGTCGCCCCGTTCGCAGTGTTCGCCATCGGGCTGATCTGGAAGAACCATGTCTACGACCACTATCGGCGCGGATTGACGACCGGGCGGCGCAGTGGGATAAGCATGATGCTGACGATGGTTCCCATGGTCGTATCGGGGTACCTGATCCAGGTGTCGGTCGGCGAGACCTGGCGCGTAATCTGGATCGTCGTTCATTGCATCGCATCTTTCCTCTGGATAACCGGTTACCTCGTGCATCAGGTAATCCATCTACGCAAAAAGGGGGCACTGCCTATCCGAAAAACACCTTTGCGTTCCGTAGCGAGTACCGGCATCGGACCTTCTGACGCGAGATAACCCATGCAATCCGAACAATTTACCAGTACACAAGCGAATACGATTTGCCTGGATGAGTTGAAACCGGGCGAGAAAGCGACGATCAGGCAGATCAAAGGCACGGCGGGGGAAGAAGTTCACCTGATGGAACTGGGACTGTTACCCGGGACAACCGTCGAAATGATCAAACGCGCACCTATGGGCGATCCGATCGAGATACGCGTTCGGAGATACCATCTGTCCATACGATGCGCGGAGGCCCGTTCGGTCATGGTGGAAAGAGAATGATGGTTAATGGCTGAAGTTTCGGATACATATACGGCGCGTGAATCCGTAATCGACGTACTCCTCGTCGGCAATCCGAATACGGGCAAGACTTCCGTATTCAATTCGTTGACCGGGCTTCGTCAGAAAACGGGCAACTATCCCGGCGTGACCGTGGAGAAAAAGACGGGCAACGTGACGGGGCCGGACGGCGGCACGCTTCGGCTGCACGACATGCCGGGGATGTACAGCCTTACCCCGAAGTCCCTCGACGATTCCATCGCCCGGGAGGTGCTGATCGGGGAAGCGGACGAGGACCTGGACATCCGCCTCATCGTGGTCGTGGCGGACGCTTCGAACCTCAACCGGAACCTCTACCTGGTCACCCAGCTCATAGACCTCGGCATCCCCGTCGTCGTGGCCATGAATATGATGGACAACGCCGTCAGCAGCGGCGTACACATCGATCTCGACGCGCTATCCGATCAGCTCCAGGTCCCCATCGTGCCCGTCGTCGCTTCCCGTCAGCAAGGCATAGACGAATTACGGAAGATGATGTTCGACCAAATCGGTCCGGTGGGACCAGATACGCCCGCACCCGGGTCGACCGAAGCAGCCGGGACCGGTTCGACGGGGTCGGTGCCGTCCTCGGTTTCCTTCGCCGAACGGTTTCCTCGGAGACGGCTGCTGGGCGGCCTCCTCGACGAGGCGCTCGCCCCCGCGGCGGCGTGGTTCGGGGAACATACGAACCTGAACGAGGTGGCGCAGACCTCGGAAGCGTTGCGCGTGACTTCGAGCGACCAGGCGCTGCAGACTTGGATGGAAGGCCGACAGGACCCCTCCTGCAAGGAAGACCTGAAACGCATCGTGGAACAGACACGGGGCAGGCTGGACGAGTTGCAGGTTCCGTGGCGGATGCTGGAGACCATCCTGCGGTATGACCAGATCGACGATCTCTATTCTCGGGTGGTGCGGGAGGACCGGGACGCACAGGCCAGCCTGAGCGTCCGGCTGGACCGCGCGTTCACCCACCGGATTGCCGGTCCGGTCATCGTCCTGGCCGTGTTCGCGCTGGTCTTCCAGTCCATATTCTCCTGGGCAGAAGCGCCCATGACGCTCATTGAGGAGGGGATCGCCGCCCTGGGCGCCTTCGTCTACCAGTTCCTGCCCGCCGGCATGCTGCGGGACCTGCTCGTGGACGGCGTCATCGCCGGCGTGGGCGCCGTGCTCGTCTTTCTCCCGCAGATCCTCTTCCTCTTCTTTTTCCTTGCGCTGCTTGAAGACACGGGCTACATGGCCCGCGTCGCCTTCATCATGGACCGGTTCATGAAGAGCATGGGCCTGTCCGGCCACTCGGTCATGCCGCTGCTTTCGTCCTTTGCCTGTGCGATTCCCGGCATCATGGCGACCCGTACGATCAAGAACTGGAAGGACCGCCTCATCACCATCATGATCGCGCCGCTGATGAGCTGCAGCGCCCGCCTGCCCGTGTACATCCTGCTGATCGGCGCTTTCTTTCCGTCCATGACGATCCTGGGCGTGTTCACGCTGCAGGGGCTCATGCTGTTTTCCATGTATATTTTCGGGATCGTCGTCGCTATCGGCGCCGCGCTGGTGTTCAAGCGGTTATTCATGAAGGACGCCGTCCCCACGAGTTTCGTCATGGAACTGCCGCCCTACCGGCGGCCCTCCCTGAAGTGGGTCCTGCTGCAGATGTACGAGCGGGCAAAAGTCTTCGTGACGGAGGCGGGCCAGATCATCCTGGCCATATCGGTCGTCCTCTGGTTCCTGGCGTCCTATCCGCAACCCGACGACTACGATTCCATGACTTCCCGGTCGCGCATACAGCAAAGCTACGCCGGCGAACTCGGCCAGTTGATCGAACCGGCCATCGAGCCGCTCGGGTTCGATTGGAAAGTGGGCATTGGACTGATCACCTCCTTTGTCGCCCGGGAAGTGCTGGTCAGCACCATGGCCACGATCTACAACGTGGAGGAGGCCGATGAGACCTCGGTCGATCTGAGATCCTCGCTTCGAAGCGAGGTGGATCCCGAAACGGGCGATCGGGTCTATACGCCGCTGGTCGCCGTATCGCTCATGGTGTTTTTCGCGCTGGCCTGCCAGTGCATGGCCACGGTCGCCATCGTGAAACGGGAGACCAACGGTTGGAAATGGCCCATCGTCATGGTCCTGTACATGACGGCCCTGGCCTACGTGGGGTCCCTGGTCGTCTACCAGGGGGGATTGCTCCTGGGGTACGGATAACCGCCGTCGGACCTCCTGGCAGTCGTCGGACCGCCTGGCAGCCGTCGGACCACTTGGCTTTTAGCCCGTCCGACATTATCTTGCTATCATGGACCTTCAAACCCTGATCGTCGCCATAGTCGTGGGGGTCGCGGCCGCGTTTGTCTTGCGCACTTTCACCCGGCAGTTCACCTCCCGGGACCGGAAGGGATGCGGGAGCTGCGCTCACGGCGGCTCGTTGCTGACCGGACAGACCAGGCAGTCCAGGCAGTCCAGCGCATCGCGTGACGACGAGCTGATCCAGGTAGAGCCGATCCAGGTGGAGGAGTCAATCCGGGAGTAGCTTTCGCCTTAGAGGCAACGGTCGACATCTAATCACATGTCCGTATTCAATACGATCCGTAACAGACGGTCGATTTACGAATTCAAGCCGGAACCGGTCCCTCGGGAAGTGATCGCCCGCGTGCTCGAGACCGCCGTGTGGGCGCCGAACCACAAGCTGACGGAACCCTGGCGCTTCCTGGTCGTCACCGGGAAAACCAAGGAGACCCTGGCGAACATCTACTGCAGGATCCAGCGGGAGAAGACGAAGACGGACGATTCCGGCATCCTGCGGAAGGCCACGGAAAAGGGCTATGCCAAGATCATGTCCAAGCCCGTGATCATCGGCGTGGCCTGCAAGAAGGACGCGGACGCCTTTCGCGCCCGGGAGGATTACGCGGCAACCTGCTGCGCCATACACAATATCGCCCTGGCCGCCTGGGAAGAGGGCATCGGGATGCAGTGGAGCACGGGAGGGCTGATACGGGATCCCGATACGCTGGAGCTGCTGAAGATCGACGATCGGGAAGAAGAGATCGTCGGGTTCCTCTACACTGGCTATCCCGCGCAGGTCCCAGCCCAGAAGAGAGTGCCCGCCGCCGAACGGACCGAGTGGTTCGCCTGACCGACCGGTCAACCCGTCCCGCCAACCTGTCCAAGTCAACCTGTCCAAGTCAACCTCGAAACAGCCTGGAGACGCCATGTCCGTAGTTTCCGAAGAACGATTCGCCTCGGGATTCCTGTGGGATGACTACATGGGGAACAGCGAGAAGAATCTCGAACGATTCCATGATAATTACGACAGATTTACTTTGGAAGGGGAGGACGCCGGTTTCTTCGCCGCCGTCGAGACGCCCGTGAAGGTGCTGATCCTCGCTGAAGACTGGTGCGGCGACGTGGTGCAGAGCCTCCCGCCCATCGTCCGCATGCTGGAGGGCAGCCCGTCCATCACGTACCGCATCTTCCGCCGGGACGAGAACCTCGATATCATGGACCGGTATCTCACCGACGGTTCGAAGGCCATTCCCTACCTGGTCTTCATGGACGCCGGCCGGAACGAGCTGGCCCGGTGGGGACCGCGTCCCGAGGCGTGCCAGGCGATCATGCGGGACAACAAGGGCAGGATCCCCATGGAGGAAATCTACCCGCGTATACGCACCTGGTACCGGCAGAACGGTAACGGTCCCCTCGTCACGGAGATCCGGGACGTCCTCGAAGGGATCACGTAGCCCTTCCATGGCCACCACCATTACGGAAATCAAGCACAACCCGGGCAAGCCCGACCAGTCCTTCCAGTGCGGCCTGCTGCACCACGGCGGCAGCCGCATGGTCATCTCCTACCGGTCCGACCGGCCGTACAGCCAGGGTGACATCCGGATCCCTGCCGGCACGTTGACATTGGCGTATTACGAAGAGGGGCTTCCGTACATCCTTTGGAAGATGATCGGACCCGACGGCCGTCTCGTCGGGCATTACGTGCACCTGTGCGACGGGGTGCGGATCGGACCGGACCGCGTGGAATACGACGACCAGTTGCTGGACCTGTGGTTCTACCCTGACGGCGGCTGCCGCGTGCTGGATGAGGACGAGCTTCAGCAGGCCAGCGACGCCGGACTGATCGACGGGCAGACGGCGAATCGCATCAGGACGTCCGCCGCGGAAGTCCAGCGCGGCATACACCGGATCATGAGGGATTTCGACGCATTGCTCGACCGCCTCGGCATCGAATCGCATTCGGAATACGCTTGACACGGACCGGATTCAGCCTTAGATTTTACTTACGGGAAACGTGGCGAAAGCGTTGCCTGACCGGACAGTCGGAACAGGCCGGCGAATCGCACCGTACAAGCATCGACCTTCCAATATATGCCATCATTGAAAAACACGGTTACGCAACGCCTGTCGGCCAAGGGCATCGATCCCCTCGCGCTCTACGGCCAGTTTGACTCCAGGCTGCGCGCCATCGAAAGCGAATTCGACGCCAAAATCACCGCCCGGGGCGAAGAGGTCGTGATAACGGGCAAGGCGGAAGAGGTAAGGCAGATCACCCGTGTGCTGCGCGAAATGATAAAGTCCGTCCAGCAGGGTCGGGCCAAGGAAGTGGATGACATCATCCGGGCAACGCGTACCGGGACGAAAAGCGGCGAGGATCAGGGATCGGATTACGGCGATTCCATCGACGTGCTCTCCCGGCGGGAACGGATCCGGGCTCGGAGTCCCAATCAGCAGAAGTACGTGGACCAGGTTCGCAAGTGCGATATCGTCTTCTCCATCGGACCCGCGGGCACGGGGAAGACCTACCTGGCCGTCGCCATGGCCATCTCGGCCCTCCGCCATGGGGAAGTCGACCGGATCGTGCTGGCGCGGCCGGCCGTTGAAGCGGGAGAGAGTCTCGGCTTTCTGCCCGGAGACCCGCGGGAAAAAGTGGACCCGTACCTGAAGCCGCTCTACGACGCGCTGCACGACATGATCCCGAACCACAAGGCCGGGCGGCTCATCGAAGACGGGACCATAGAGATCATCGCCATGGCGTACATGCGCGGCCGTACGCTGAACAACGCCTTTGTCATACTCGACGAGGCCCAGAACACGACGACGGCGCAGATGAAGATGTTCCTGACCCGCCTGGGCGCGAACTCCAAGGCGATCATCACGGGGGACATCACCCAGATCGACTTGCCCGAG from Gemmatimonadota bacterium encodes:
- a CDS encoding metal-dependent transcriptional regulator codes for the protein MDVWREFEHNEITHSGAHYLMTVQQLIEEQGYARVSDVAREMHITPGSASIMIKSLREKGYLEEDRNRFLRLSDEGNRLAQSVWSHRQILIAFLKGVLHIDAEQAEIDACKIEHLISTKTGERLLLFLQFLLSDDPHGKAFLKSYWDANVLTICDFDTCAVCEEVGECLVIRSESA
- a CDS encoding FAD:protein FMN transferase, which encodes MTISLLLIPWLALLPENRPDPVRVERHLTLMGTTLVISVEAGDRRAAMVASEKALEALHRAERRLSTWTNDSELARLNEAEVGRTVSLSPELAADLTVARGWWIATGGAFDPGIGTLTEIWGLRSGGKMPTRALLDRVGDLPGLEALDMDGPTAARRHPDLRIDEGGFGKGAGLDDAVRKLTETDATSAMINLGGQVALYGSGRSVRFDVADPSDRQQVALTLTIDRGALATSGNSERGLVIGDRTYSHILDPKSGMPVPDFGSLTVWADDALAADCLSTGLYVLGPEKALDWAAERDGIEVLVLESSDDGMYARATTGFRGRIDSGGPDVVLSFR
- a CDS encoding FMN-binding protein, encoding MAFPECEIERRTIYLTEQQKTDAGGMARVELNSVIIYPYVALKGGRIAGVAYFDSHIVRTLGETIMVAIDPDDRVSRVELLVFNEPPEYIPPEAWYRLFPGQRLDDRLAVNRGIRGILGATLTTRSTTDAVRRMLAIHHVIKDQLGH
- a CDS encoding ferrous iron transport protein A: MQSEQFTSTQANTICLDELKPGEKATIRQIKGTAGEEVHLMELGLLPGTTVEMIKRAPMGDPIEIRVRRYHLSIRCAEARSVMVERE
- the feoB gene encoding ferrous iron transport protein B, with product MAEVSDTYTARESVIDVLLVGNPNTGKTSVFNSLTGLRQKTGNYPGVTVEKKTGNVTGPDGGTLRLHDMPGMYSLTPKSLDDSIAREVLIGEADEDLDIRLIVVVADASNLNRNLYLVTQLIDLGIPVVVAMNMMDNAVSSGVHIDLDALSDQLQVPIVPVVASRQQGIDELRKMMFDQIGPVGPDTPAPGSTEAAGTGSTGSVPSSVSFAERFPRRRLLGGLLDEALAPAAAWFGEHTNLNEVAQTSEALRVTSSDQALQTWMEGRQDPSCKEDLKRIVEQTRGRLDELQVPWRMLETILRYDQIDDLYSRVVREDRDAQASLSVRLDRAFTHRIAGPVIVLAVFALVFQSIFSWAEAPMTLIEEGIAALGAFVYQFLPAGMLRDLLVDGVIAGVGAVLVFLPQILFLFFFLALLEDTGYMARVAFIMDRFMKSMGLSGHSVMPLLSSFACAIPGIMATRTIKNWKDRLITIMIAPLMSCSARLPVYILLIGAFFPSMTILGVFTLQGLMLFSMYIFGIVVAIGAALVFKRLFMKDAVPTSFVMELPPYRRPSLKWVLLQMYERAKVFVTEAGQIILAISVVLWFLASYPQPDDYDSMTSRSRIQQSYAGELGQLIEPAIEPLGFDWKVGIGLITSFVAREVLVSTMATIYNVEEADETSVDLRSSLRSEVDPETGDRVYTPLVAVSLMVFFALACQCMATVAIVKRETNGWKWPIVMVLYMTALAYVGSLVVYQGGLLLGYG
- a CDS encoding FeoB-associated Cys-rich membrane protein, encoding MDLQTLIVAIVVGVAAAFVLRTFTRQFTSRDRKGCGSCAHGGSLLTGQTRQSRQSSASRDDELIQVEPIQVEESIRE
- a CDS encoding nitroreductase is translated as MSVFNTIRNRRSIYEFKPEPVPREVIARVLETAVWAPNHKLTEPWRFLVVTGKTKETLANIYCRIQREKTKTDDSGILRKATEKGYAKIMSKPVIIGVACKKDADAFRAREDYAATCCAIHNIALAAWEEGIGMQWSTGGLIRDPDTLELLKIDDREEEIVGFLYTGYPAQVPAQKRVPAAERTEWFA
- a CDS encoding thioredoxin family protein, which codes for MSVVSEERFASGFLWDDYMGNSEKNLERFHDNYDRFTLEGEDAGFFAAVETPVKVLILAEDWCGDVVQSLPPIVRMLEGSPSITYRIFRRDENLDIMDRYLTDGSKAIPYLVFMDAGRNELARWGPRPEACQAIMRDNKGRIPMEEIYPRIRTWYRQNGNGPLVTEIRDVLEGIT
- a CDS encoding DUF402 domain-containing protein, with protein sequence MATTITEIKHNPGKPDQSFQCGLLHHGGSRMVISYRSDRPYSQGDIRIPAGTLTLAYYEEGLPYILWKMIGPDGRLVGHYVHLCDGVRIGPDRVEYDDQLLDLWFYPDGGCRVLDEDELQQASDAGLIDGQTANRIRTSAAEVQRGIHRIMRDFDALLDRLGIESHSEYA
- a CDS encoding PhoH family protein, producing MPSLKNTVTQRLSAKGIDPLALYGQFDSRLRAIESEFDAKITARGEEVVITGKAEEVRQITRVLREMIKSVQQGRAKEVDDIIRATRTGTKSGEDQGSDYGDSIDVLSRRERIRARSPNQQKYVDQVRKCDIVFSIGPAGTGKTYLAVAMAISALRHGEVDRIVLARPAVEAGESLGFLPGDPREKVDPYLKPLYDALHDMIPNHKAGRLIEDGTIEIIAMAYMRGRTLNNAFVILDEAQNTTTAQMKMFLTRLGANSKAIITGDITQIDLPEEKVSGLVHVQEVLADIRGISFVYLTETDVVRHRLVQDIIKAYERHENP